A stretch of Desulfotalea psychrophila LSv54 DNA encodes these proteins:
- a CDS encoding FAD-dependent oxidoreductase, whose protein sequence is MKKYLIVGTVIALVSAYYFFGLDSYLSLQAIKTRQVQLESWRNAEPILAGLSFFGLYAVVASLSLPGAGVLTVAAGAIFGLIWGVLIVSFASTLGASLAFLLSRFLLREIVQSRFQDRLHAVNRGMEEEGAFYLFTLRLVPIFPFFVINLLMGLTSIRLRTFAWVSQLGMLVGTIVYVNAGTQLAQVESLGGILSTRLLFSFALLGIFPLICKRGIAWFKGRRLYAKWLRPARFDRNLIVIGAGAAGLVSAYIATTLKAKVTLVEAAEMGGDCLNYGCVPSKALIKSAKVAHHIRNGDKYGLDAVELSFSFRRVMARVHRIIATIEPHDSVERYTDLGVEVLCGYARLLDPWTVEVKLKSGETRRLTSRAVIIATGAGPFIPPLPGLDAVDYLTNETLWNAFANLDEAPRRLLVLGGGPIGCELSQALARLGSEVWQIQRGARLLPREDADAAAIVEASLGADGVHVLTGHTALRCERAGEEKYIVVEHEGQELRLAFDALICAVGRVARLKGYGLEELGIPVKRTVLTNEYLQTLYPNIFAAGDVAGPYQFTHTAAHQAWYAVVNALFGGIKKFKVDYSVIPWTTFVDPEVARVGLNEQEAAERGVDVEVTRYDLDDLDRAITDGVREGFIKILTVPNKDRILGVTIVGEHAGDLLAEFVLAMKHGLGLNKILSTIHTYPTLAEANKYAAGGWKRKHLPRRLLAWAERYHSWRRL, encoded by the coding sequence GCTATCTCTCTTTGCAGGCTATTAAGACCAGGCAGGTTCAGCTGGAGAGTTGGCGGAACGCTGAGCCCATTCTGGCCGGGCTGAGTTTTTTTGGTCTCTATGCAGTGGTTGCCTCGCTCTCCCTGCCGGGAGCGGGGGTGCTAACGGTGGCGGCAGGAGCCATATTCGGTCTTATCTGGGGGGTGCTGATTGTCTCCTTTGCCTCAACTCTCGGTGCCAGCCTGGCCTTTCTTCTCTCTCGTTTTCTTCTTCGTGAAATCGTGCAAAGCCGTTTCCAGGATCGCCTTCATGCCGTAAACAGGGGGATGGAGGAGGAGGGTGCCTTCTATCTCTTCACCCTGCGCCTGGTCCCCATTTTTCCCTTTTTTGTCATTAACCTGCTCATGGGTCTCACCTCGATTCGGCTGCGGACATTTGCCTGGGTAAGTCAGCTTGGTATGTTGGTGGGGACTATTGTTTATGTTAATGCAGGCACCCAACTGGCTCAAGTAGAGAGCCTTGGGGGGATACTGTCGACGAGGCTGTTGTTCTCCTTTGCTCTTTTAGGCATCTTTCCATTGATCTGTAAAAGGGGCATAGCCTGGTTTAAGGGGCGGCGGCTCTATGCAAAATGGTTGAGACCTGCTCGCTTTGATCGTAATCTTATTGTCATTGGTGCCGGGGCTGCCGGCTTGGTAAGCGCCTATATTGCCACTACCCTTAAGGCAAAGGTGACTCTTGTTGAAGCGGCAGAGATGGGGGGAGACTGTCTCAACTATGGTTGTGTGCCAAGCAAGGCCTTGATAAAAAGTGCGAAAGTTGCCCATCATATTCGCAATGGAGATAAGTATGGACTTGATGCCGTTGAACTGAGCTTCTCTTTTCGCCGGGTGATGGCGAGGGTTCATCGGATTATTGCTACGATTGAGCCCCATGATAGCGTTGAACGCTATACGGATCTCGGGGTAGAGGTCCTCTGTGGTTACGCCAGGCTGTTGGATCCCTGGACCGTGGAGGTGAAACTCAAGAGTGGCGAAACCCGGCGACTGACATCACGTGCCGTTATTATTGCCACAGGGGCAGGGCCATTTATTCCACCCCTGCCTGGGCTTGATGCGGTTGATTATCTCACCAATGAGACCCTCTGGAATGCCTTTGCCAATTTGGATGAAGCACCGCGGCGTTTGCTGGTACTGGGGGGCGGGCCAATTGGTTGTGAGTTGTCTCAGGCCCTTGCCCGCTTGGGCTCTGAGGTTTGGCAGATACAGAGGGGGGCTCGGTTGTTGCCCCGCGAAGATGCAGATGCCGCAGCCATTGTTGAGGCATCTCTTGGGGCAGATGGTGTCCATGTTCTCACTGGGCATACAGCCCTGCGCTGCGAAAGGGCTGGTGAGGAAAAATACATTGTCGTTGAGCATGAGGGGCAGGAGCTACGCCTGGCATTTGATGCCCTTATCTGTGCAGTCGGTCGGGTTGCCAGGCTCAAGGGTTACGGTCTGGAGGAGCTTGGTATTCCTGTGAAGCGAACGGTGCTGACTAACGAATATTTACAGACCCTCTATCCTAATATTTTTGCCGCAGGTGATGTGGCCGGTCCCTACCAGTTTACCCATACCGCCGCCCATCAGGCCTGGTATGCGGTGGTCAATGCCCTCTTTGGTGGGATTAAGAAATTTAAGGTAGATTACTCTGTCATTCCTTGGACGACCTTCGTTGATCCTGAAGTTGCTCGGGTCGGTCTCAATGAACAGGAGGCGGCTGAGCGTGGTGTTGACGTGGAGGTTACTCGTTACGATCTGGATGATCTTGATCGGGCCATCACCGACGGGGTAAGAGAGGGCTTTATCAAGATACTCACCGTGCCCAATAAGGATCGTATCCTGGGGGTAACCATTGTCGGTGAGCATGCGGGCGATCTTCTGGCAGAATTTGTCCTGGCCATGAAACACGGTCTGGGACTCAATAAGATCCTGTCCACTATTCATACCTATCCGACCCTTGCCGAGGCTAATAAATATGCGGCAGGAGGATGGAAGCGAAAACATTTGCCTAGGAGATTGCTAGCCTGGGCAGAAAGGTACCACAGTTGGAGGAGGTTGTGA
- a CDS encoding DUF547 domain-containing protein, whose product MRSLLFVLFILVCPVVEAVAFDHGPWDSLLQEHVRVYQGGQETKVDYAAMARERPLLSAYLDQLSQVSRGQFDSWTKAGQLAFLINAYNAWTVELILSRYSNLQSIKELGSFFQSPWKKKFFSLLGQKRSLDDLEHGLIRGSGRYGDPRIHFALNCASIGCPALKDHAYQKDRLEGQLQEATTMFLADRRRNRLSGGKLQVSSIFKWYGQDFGAGWRGARTLSQFLALYSKSLGLSEAERHELLADRIEIDFLDYDWKLNGVDSDSSED is encoded by the coding sequence ATGCGCTCTCTTTTGTTTGTCCTGTTTATCCTTGTTTGCCCCGTTGTTGAGGCCGTAGCCTTTGATCATGGCCCCTGGGATTCTCTCTTGCAGGAGCATGTTCGGGTCTATCAGGGTGGACAGGAAACCAAAGTGGATTATGCGGCTATGGCCAGGGAGAGGCCCCTACTCTCTGCCTATCTCGATCAGCTGTCACAGGTCAGCCGTGGCCAGTTTGATAGCTGGACAAAGGCTGGACAACTTGCCTTTCTCATTAACGCCTATAACGCCTGGACGGTTGAGTTGATTCTTAGCAGGTATTCCAATCTGCAATCAATCAAAGAGCTGGGCTCATTTTTTCAATCGCCGTGGAAAAAGAAGTTCTTTTCCCTGTTGGGACAAAAACGCTCCCTGGATGATCTTGAGCACGGTCTCATCCGCGGTTCCGGGCGATACGGGGATCCCAGGATACATTTTGCCCTAAACTGCGCTAGCATTGGTTGCCCAGCCCTGAAAGATCATGCATATCAGAAGGATAGACTGGAGGGGCAGTTGCAGGAGGCAACCACCATGTTTCTTGCGGACAGGAGGAGAAACAGGCTCAGTGGGGGAAAGCTACAGGTTTCCAGTATCTTTAAGTGGTATGGTCAGGATTTTGGGGCTGGCTGGCGTGGGGCAAGAACTCTGTCCCAGTTTTTAGCCCTTTACAGCAAATCTCTGGGGCTCAGTGAGGCCGAGCGCCATGAGCTGCTGGCCGATAGGATTGAGATAGACTTTTTAGACTATGATTGGAAGCTGAATGGGGTTGATTCAGATTCTTCCGAAGATTAA